CTTAATAAAATGATAGATGCTATGTGGCAAAAAAATAAAAAAGAGTAGTCCTGTGCGACTGCTCTTTTTTATTTTTTTATGGTTTTATTTTTCATTTTTCGTTAGAAAAATGGTAAGGGAGTTAAGAGGGAATTTTCCCTCTTACAAGCAAGCGTAGCGAGCGAGTGTAAAGAAATGCGTCAGCATTTTGTATACACTCGCACTGCTTGACCAAAATAAAGAATAGCGAAAGTAGCTATTCTGATTTTGTGTTATTAATTTGCAAATACTGAAAGTAAGTAGTTGCAAATTTTAAGTTTTGAGGTAGATTTATGCCGAGAAAACTTTTGATTTGGAGGGGCTCCTTCAGATAAACTAAGAGCCGTTTCGGCGTGTTGGTAGCGCCAGCTATCAATTCGACGGAATACGAGCTCTAGGGTGTCTGAGGGAGCAGAGGCTCCATGTCAAAAGGAAATTGGAATAAATACAATGAGATTTGTCGAATTTAGGTTTTTAGAAAATGGATCTAAAAATTTGGTTTTTAATTTTTAGGTCTGTTTTTGGGTTTTGGGTGGTTTCCTGGGGGGCACTACGACACCCCCCAGGAGTGCAATGTGCAATGTGAAAAAAATTAATAGTATTCTACCGTTTGTATAATCTCTAGACTTATACAGAATGATACAGTATTATATATTTATAAATTAGAATGGGGAGATAGATATGGTAAGAGTAAAGGTTGGTATAACTTTGACTGAAGATACGTTAGCTAGACTAGAAGAAATTTGTAAAGAAATGGGGCTAAGTAAATCTCAAGCTTTATCTATGTTGGTTAATAAAGAGTATTTAGAAAAATATCAAGATGAAAATAAGATTTTTAAGGCATAAAAAAATCGCCACTGGCAATGGCGAAATAACTAACGGTATAGGAGTAGTATAACATGGCGAAGAAAAAATATGAATATGAAAAGGGTCGTGACTGGACGTTTATTGTGTATCCAGAAAGTGCACCAGACAATTGGAGAACTGTATTGGATGAAACTCATTTACGTTGGATTGAAAGTCCTTTGCATGATAAAGATGTGAATGCAGATGGTGAAATAAAAAAATCCCATTATCATATTTTATTAACTTTTGATGGTCCAGTTACTGAAAAACAAGT
The sequence above is a segment of the Macrococcus armenti genome. Coding sequences within it:
- a CDS encoding ribbon-helix-helix protein, CopG family; this encodes MVRVKVGITLTEDTLARLEEICKEMGLSKSQALSMLVNKEYLEKYQDENKIFKA